From the Streptomyces sp. KMM 9044 genome, one window contains:
- a CDS encoding metallophosphoesterase yields the protein MRARYGIPLGITAAGAAGLVYAAGFEARSFRLRRVTIPVLPAGVRPLRVLQVSDIHMVSGQRKKQRWLRSLAGLRPDFVINTGDNLSDPEGVPEVLDALGPLMEFPGAYVFGSNDYYGPKLRNPARYLIEKVQGRHGLNGNPPVADVVHNPWEDLRDGFDGAGWRNLTNTRDTLKIEGATIELTGLDDPHIKRDRYTEVAGGPSGTADFSMGVVHAPYLRVLDSFTAEGYPLVLAGHTHGGQLCVPFYGALVTNCDLDTDRVKGLSSHTSEGRTSYLHVSAGCGTSRYTPFRVACPPEATLMTLVGRE from the coding sequence ATGCGCGCGCGATACGGAATCCCCCTGGGAATCACGGCGGCCGGTGCCGCCGGACTGGTGTACGCGGCGGGCTTCGAGGCCCGCTCCTTCCGACTGCGGCGGGTGACGATCCCGGTCCTGCCCGCCGGAGTGCGCCCGCTGCGCGTGCTGCAGGTATCCGACATCCACATGGTGAGCGGCCAGCGCAAGAAGCAGCGCTGGCTGCGCTCACTGGCGGGTCTGCGTCCGGACTTCGTGATCAACACGGGCGACAACCTGTCCGACCCGGAGGGCGTCCCGGAGGTACTGGACGCGCTGGGCCCGCTGATGGAGTTCCCGGGCGCGTACGTCTTCGGCTCCAACGACTACTACGGCCCGAAGCTGCGCAACCCCGCCCGCTACCTGATCGAGAAGGTCCAGGGCCGGCACGGCCTGAACGGTAACCCCCCAGTCGCCGACGTGGTCCACAACCCGTGGGAGGACCTGCGGGACGGCTTCGACGGCGCGGGCTGGCGGAACCTGACGAACACCAGGGACACCCTGAAGATCGAGGGCGCCACGATCGAGCTGACCGGCCTGGACGACCCGCACATCAAACGGGACCGCTACACGGAGGTGGCGGGCGGCCCGTCGGGCACGGCCGACTTCTCGATGGGTGTCGTCCACGCCCCCTACCTGCGCGTCCTGGACTCCTTCACGGCTGAGGGCTACCCCCTGGTCCTGGCCGGCCACACCCACGGCGGCCAGCTCTGCGTCCCGTTCTACGGCGCCCTGGTCACCAACTGCGACCTGGACACCGACCGCGTGAAGGGCCTGTCCTCGCACACCTCCGAGGGTCGGACGTCCTACCTCCACGTCTCCGCGGGCTGCGGAACCAGCCGCTACACCCCGTTCCGCGTCGCCTGCCCTCCGGAGGCGACGCTGATGACACTGGTGGGGCGGGAGTAA